Proteins from a genomic interval of Drosophila melanogaster chromosome 2R:
- the MESR4 gene encoding misexpression suppressor of ras 4, isoform B gives MMEALDQQQAKLTSNRDDGEAGRGSETGSEEGTGAGAAAGEEDDIEELHYVLDQAKEENESHQHGQNNNAKGNEDGKPKKNDDVIDVTMANGQGFKDTPEEETTGTEETAETEETAETEEAEQAEESLLNSRKSTDTPVDLGANCLTTGSPSKDLVKQELVEDKSEELKEPTSISLNEQFLDDIELKTEVEDKSDSLSETHMEFLTDSEEQPSESLGANHESEIDEKVDHFQPKESDSNEVEDKYFQSANEDSESEIEETVYTPPVINLETDSESGDKEFISIKDNESPVLEIEGGTEKSQTSGDLYQADVGEYASTAPPEVDETTSQTIGVPSLEGSDTLDSPSLTMDVDLPCSEDGAPPNVIKIESDMEDEAHSDSVKLKEHTVEVVPLIKLNGAHKALKEEKLEDGEVEEVEDPGEELEDPKEQSVITNHTGNNTKEEDTTASQVSALPLILPVGTTRSRSISSRSSTVSSASQPHLVIDHPESEHNAKPPALKLSLKRRRSKSSSVSQPEKQTKVEAGGFVSSLLLQRLQSNSNVIPPAISTESQQVLSCAKCNLQFDFERFQELNKHQAQCSGIQSANSSQLSQKQERFFRCSQCCSVHQCWHFFLHMREVHRRYICLYCNHVYPSVEKLSLHLENKHDIDQSHFAKDAWDQQQSKEDRARHLVCCTCQATFVQGSEFEDHDCSQLMQPCALCNQKGGHIIGCKNNKRKPTKRRRKVRRPPEPPLPVSQEAVEQPVPVEAIPEQLPQQLHLQSDIQNPFPAENIPAPEPVEDPPAPPIPKLVVPKIMLRVPKEFQKSVDAALSSTDTEDEELETAQPVEEAVSAPPEDLPFDAPPPPPPALSYDDSTSSKLNRVLAELERTKLDIERTKADIITKKQSKIIMANAHLENVVPQVVDPPQHLQPQQEEQRRWSLTPPASPHNNHVNLPEPPPALITEFQGQPDAVRRNSLGSDCMDMDDSLNAPEMEGSRDFTEAQKETLEPAPPSQDTQTADEPLAIQPLPPADGIMVAGPDTHTVDLQLDRPLDRFSMVDFVRLCLKSVYSLCLYCNHARRIAVNVKQLVIHLIGQHRFTATVDSITAEELYAETIVAKLKSFLPNLENEYMNAASCCSLENGKYVEPFNERIYECFTCRFVTSTHKELYTHNRRLHIKSNITCVMCQTNFYSYSEILCHICPGEVAGSVYDLQFRCCLCDMAPLPSAFRLMVHLRKQHQACDICLEDCQSQSKLSSHVWKHKLLHLCYRCGIAYRNKQDISKHLFWKHGTESAGCKQCLQKRWRHVYHFCVPPAEFPCEQCGFVFSKAIYLEVHQRMHTGDFRYACTEEGCEEKFVSRKLLLKHASSHVAKELPQAVSVEQTADAAPTEKLEDIKEELEEGEDEKEGAHNQEKLLSESLTNNETPKKEESDRIDNSIEPPLSKSENRKRRKKSKRNKESLEDLNLIAPNLSESDSSDDSDSDAPRSSHQEQPKLPMRSSVDDLDMPKVMLSPSSESDADELDGKSKLEDKEEKPLDGSTEEKALDADDELEPKKEEDQVDVSIWKNLLQNQAVAIPEEQAVKDEEREDSLVNLPPAKLHVAWSDHDYCKLYRTPAPSPVKQKSANKSSIKTPGENASSDSDSSSSSSSSDSDSSSCSCGSNCSCSSSNSSSSSGNSDDSDSSTARGSPQKRSRKKSLKVKKSSESLKIDQNGQNEQNQVEDTTAVNENNNPVAPPSPKPPMYNESDFDTAFSDTDEEFYDSHPQKLANELLTQKREALMAEHAPMRPSNNYDIVENSRPSTPSLPEEASAFADKREKVRNKKKKRERKSTCKSGKLQPVASTTPPPMDRIPGMPGMIAPLEPPTPILSHPESSLFPVTPLTHRQLQSSMTRMSEGSSCSDADGQLKRSKRQRRPNKFYGYTSDDENMSAVLAPPLQVGMQLIKPQPPPQLTWAKEDLPTPPKQRNRNNNNSSHHHHSHSNGGMAGSSRKRSKQRSLFGAGGSRPAKRHKPDPNDHLPPIPTLKIRPSLLPTTAPPSDSSESSSDDEEAEVNVTSVVPTPQPAPPPVLPTPLPVALPVPPPPPPAATAFNQPIPPALLPNPGFATLQYFKANNIRYPIRPPAGARLAREGESVYCYCRCPYDEVSEMIACDGDNCLIEWFHFECVGIMVAPQGKWFCAECRPKYSEGIYQGAKPQ, from the exons ATGATGGAAGCATTGGATCAGCAACAAGCCAAGCTAACGTCTAACCGAGATGATGGAGAAGCGGGAAGAGGATCGGAAACGGGATCGGAAGAGGGCACCGGGGCAGGTGCAGCTGCTGGCGAAGAAGACGACATCGAAGAACTTCATTATGTGCTGGACCAGGCGAAGGAGGAAAACGAGAGCCACCAACATGGACAGAACAACAACGCTAAGGGAAATGAAGATGGGAAGCCGAAAAAGAACGATGACGTGATAGATGTAACCATGGCAAATGGCCAGGGTTTCAAAGACACACCTGAAGAAGAGACGACCGGAACGGAAGAGACAGCCGAAACGGAGGAGACAGCCGAAACGGAAGAGGCAGAGCAGGCAGAGGAATCTCTTCTTAATTCACGAAAAAGCACGGATACACCAGTCGATTTAGGAGCAAATTGCTTGACAACTGGCTCTCCCTCTAAAGATCTCGTAAAGCAAGAGCTTGTCGAAGACAAATCGGAGGAACTCAAAGAACCAACCAGCATCTCACTTAATGAGCAGTTCTTAGATGATATTGAACTAAAGACCGAAGTGGAGGACAAATCGGATTCCTTAAGTGAGACCCATATGGAGTTCTTAACGGATTCGGAAGAGCAGCCCTCAGAGTCTTTAGGGGCAAATCATGAGTCCGAAATCGATGAAAAGGTGGACCACTTCCAGCCAAAAGAATCTGACAGCAATGAAGTGGAGGATAAGTATTTTCAATCAGCAAATGAAGATTCCGAAAGCGAAATTGAGGAAACAGTGTACACCCCGCCAGTGATAAATCTTGAAACAGATTCTGAAAGTGGGGATAAAGAGTTCATATCAATTAAAGATAATGAGAGTCCTGTTTTGGAGATTGAAGGAGGGACAGAAAAGAGTCAGACTTCAGGAGATCTTTACCAAGCTGACGTTGGTGAATACGCTTCCACTGCACCGCCAGAAGTGGATGAGACTACATCGCAAACAATTGGTGTACCTTCTTTAGAGGGATCCGATACACTGGATTCTCCTTCGCTGACAATGGATGTAGATCTTCCATGCAGCGAAGACGGAGCGCCCCCTAATGTCATTAAAATCGAGTCTGATATGGAAGATGAAGCACACAGTGATAGTGTCAAGTTGAAAGAACATACTGTAGAGGTCGTTCCGTTGATAAAACTCAATGGGGCACATAAAGCTTTGAAAGAAGAGAAGCTCGAGGACGGGGAGGTCGAGGAGGTCGAGGATCCCGGCGAAGAGCTGGAAGACCCCAAGGAACAGTCTGTGATAACAAACCACACTGGCAACAACACTAAGGAGGAGGACACTACCGCTTCTCAGGTGTCAGCGCTTCCCCTGATTCTACCCGTTGGTACCACCCGTAGCAGAAGTataagcagcaggagcagcactGTAAGCTCTGCTTCGCAGCCGCATCTGGTCATCGATCATCCAGAGAGCGAGCACAATGCCAAACCGCCGGCTCTGAAGCTTTCGCTGAAGCGCAGGCGCAGCAAGAGTTCCTCCGTCAGCCAacccgaaaaacaaacaaaggtGGAGGCAGGTGGCTTCGTTTCCTCGCTGCTTCTGCAACGCCTTCAGAGCAACTCTAATGTTATTCCGCCTGCCATCTCTACGGAGTCTCAACAAGTCCTTAGTTGTGCAAAGTGCAATTTGCAGTTCGATTTCGAAAGGTTTCAGGAGCTGAACAAGCACCAGGCCCAGTGCAGCGGGATCCAAAGTGCGAATAGTTCCCAGCTATCGCAGAAGCAGGAGCGATTCTTTCGTTGCTCCCAGTGTTGCAGCGTTCACCAGTGCTGGCACTTTTTTCTCCACATGCGTGAAGTCCACCGTCGTTACATTTGTCTATATTGTAATCATGTGTATCCCAGTGTAGAAAAGCTGTCGCTGCATCTAGAAAACAAGCATGACATCGACCAGAGTCACTTCGCTAAGGATGCGTGGGACCAGCAGCAGAGTAAGGAAGATAGAGCACGGCATCTCGTTTGTTGCACATGTCAAGCCACTTTTGTCCAAGGTTCTGAGTTTGAGGATCACGATTGCTCTCAACTGATGCAGCCGTGTGCCTTGTGCAATCAAAAGGGTGGCCATATCATTGGCTGCAAGAACAACAAACGGAAGCCTACGAAAAGGCGTCGAAAGGTGCGTAGACCCCCGGAACCGCCACTACCCGTTTCCCAGGAGGCGGTTGAACAACCCGTGCCCGTAGAGGCAATACCGGAACAACTTCCCCAACAGTTGCACCTGCAATCGGATATTCAGAATCCTTTCCCTGCAGAAAACA TTCCAGCGCCAGAGCCCGTAGAAGATCCTCCAGCGCCTCCCATTCCGAAATTGGTTGTGCCCAAAATTATGTTGCGGGTGCCTAAGGAATTCCAGAAGTCTGTGGATGCAGCCCTAAGCAGTACGGATACGGAGGACGAGGAGCTAGAAACTGCACAGCCTGTGGAAGAGGCAGTGTCGGCACCACCCGAGGATCTACCTTTTGATGCACCGCCTCCTCCAccgccagcgcttagctatgATGACTCGACTTCGTCTAAGCTAAATCGTGTTCTGGCAGAACTGGAGCGCACCAAGCTGGACATTGAGCGAACCAAGGCGGATATAATTACCAAAAAACAGTCCAAGATTATTATGGCCAATGCACATTTGGAAAACGTTGTGCCACAGGTTGTAGATCCTCCTCAGCACCTGCAGCCACAGCAGGAGGAACAGCGTCGTTGGTCACTAACGCCACCTGCGTCGCCCCACAACAATCACGTCAATCTTCCAGAACCTCCGCCAGCTTTAATTACGGAATTTCAAGGTCAGCCCGATGCAGTGCGTCGCAACAGCCTCGGCAGCGATTGCATGGACATGGATGATAGTTTGAATGCACCAGAGATGGAAGGTAGTAGGGACTTTACGGAGGCCCAGAAGGAAACTCTGGAGCCAGCCCCACCTTCGCAGGATACACAAACTGCTGACGAACCGCTTGCCATTCAGCCGCTTCCACCCGCCGATGGCATTATGGTAGCTGGACCCGACACCCACACGGTGGATCTGCAACTTGATCGTCCTCTCGACCGGTTTTCAATGGTGGATTTTGTGCGTTTGTGCTTAAAATCTGTGTACTCCTTATGCCTATATTGCAATCACGCTCGAAGGATCGCAGTAAATGTAAAACAGTTGGTGATTCATTTAATAGGCCAGCACAGATTTACAGCTACGGTGGATAGCATTACAGCTGAGGAACTGTACGCAGAGACAATTGTAGCCAAACTAAAAAGCTTTCTTCCGAACCTCGAAAACGAGTATATGAATGCTGCCAGTTGTTGCAGTTTGGAAAATGGCAAGTACGTAGAGCCGTTCAATGAGCGAATTTACGAGTGCTTCACCTGCCGCTTTGTGACCTCCACTCATAAGGAGCTGTACACCCACAACAGAAGACTGCACATTAAGTCGAACATAACGTGCGTAATGTGTCAAACTAACTTCTATAGCTACAGCGAGATTTTGTGTCATATTTGTCCTGGCGAGGTAGCAGGAAGTGTTTATGATCTTCAGTTCCGGTGCTGTCTCTGCGACATGGCTCCATTGCCCTCCGCCTTTCGGCTGATGGTGCATCTGAGGAAGCAGCACCAGGCTTGCGATATTTGTCTGGAGGACTGCCAGAGCCAATCGAAACTGTCGTCTCACGTGTGGAAGCACAAGTTGCTACATTTGTGCTATCGTTGTGGTATCGCCTATCGCAACAAGCAGGATATTTCAAAGCATCTATTCTGGAAGCACGGAACGGAGAGTGCAGGATGCAAGCAATGCCTACAAAAGCGCTGGCGACATGTCTACCACTTTTGCGTGCCGCCCGCAGAATTTCCATGCGAGCAATGCGGTTTTGTTTTCAGCAAGGCTATATACCTGGAGGTGCATCAAAGAATGCATACTGGGGATTTCCGCTATGCGTGCACCGAGGAGGGCTGCGAAGAGAAATTCGTGTCGCGCAAGCTCTTGCTAAAGCATGCCAGCAGTCATGTGGCGAAAGAACTGCCCCAAGCAGTTTCCGTGGAGCAGACAGCCGATGCAGCACCAACCGAAAAGTTGGAGGATATAAAGGAGGAGCTGGAAGAAGGCGAAGACGAAAAAGAAGGAGCACACAATCAAGAAAAACTCTTGTCCGAGTCGTTAACCAATAACGAGACCCCCAAGAAGGAGGAATCGGATCGTATTGATAATTCAATAGAGCCGCCACTCAGTAAATCTGAGAATCGAAAGCGTCGCAAGAAATCAAAGCGCAACAAGGAATCTTTGGAAGACCTTAATCTTATCGCACCCAATCTCTCGGAGTCGGATAGCAGTGATGACAGTGATTCAGATGCACCGAGAAGCAGCCACCAGGAGCAGCCTAAGCTGCCAATGAGATCCTCTGTGGATGATCTGGATATGCCCAAGGTGATGCTGTCCCCATCATCTGAGAGTGACGCCGATGAACTTGATGGCAAATCCAAACTGGAGGATAAGGAGGAAAAGCCTTTAGACGGCTCTACAGAAGAAAAGGCTCTTGATGCCGATGATGAATTGGAGCCTAAGAAGGAGGAAGATCAAGTGGATGTCTCAATTTGGAAAAACCTCCTTCAAAATCAGGCGGTGGCCATCCCCGAAGAGCAGGCGGTTAAGGATGAGGAAAGGGAAGACTCGTTAGTCAATCTGCCGCCCGCAAAGCTGCACGTTGCCTGGTCTGATCACGATTATTGCAAGTTGTACCGCACGCCTGCACCCTCTCCTGTGAAACAAAAGTCCGCTAACAAATCATCGATCAAAACGCCCGGTGAGAATGCATCCAGTGATAGCGACAGTTCAAGTAGCTCCAGCTCTTCAGACTCCGATTCCTCGAGCTGCTCATGCGGGTCCAACTGTAGCTGTAGTTCTAGCAACAGCAGTAGTTCCAGTGGCAATTCCGACGACTCAGATAGCTCTACTGCTCGTGGATCGCCACAGAAACGATCTCGTAAGAAATCCTTAAAGGTAAAGAAGAGCTCAGAGTCACTCAAAATCGATCAGAATGGTCAAAATGAGCAGAATCAAGTGGAGGATACGACTGCCGTCAATGAGAACAATAATCCTGTTGCACCACCCTCTCCCAAGCCCCCGATGTACAATGAGTCGGACTTCGATACAGCTTTCTCGGATACAGATGAAGAGTTCTACGACTCCCATCCTCAGAAGCTGGCCAATGAACTGCTGACTCAAAAGCGAGAAGCTCTCATGGCCGAGCATGCCCCAATGCGGCCAAGCAACAATTATGACATTGTGGAAAACAGTCGACCCTCAACTCCTTCTCTCCCGGAGGAGGCTTCTGCTTTTGCTGATAAGCGGGAAAAGGTGAGGaacaagaaaaagaagcggGAACGAAAGTCTACTTGTAAATCTGGCAAGCTACAGCCGGTTGCTAGTACTACACCCCCACCCATGGATAGGATACCCGGAATGCCTGGAATGATTGCACCCCTGGAGCCGCCCACTCCTATACTGTCGCATCCAGAATCTTCTCTGTTTCCTGTAACGCCACTTACTCATCGCCAACTGCAATCGTCTATGACGAGAATGAGTGAGGGCAGCAGCTGTTCCGATGCCGATGGCCAGCTGAAGCGTTCGAAACGCCAGCGAAGGCCCAACAAGTTTTATGGCTATACGAGCGACGATGAAAATATGAGCGCCGTTCTTGCGCCACCGCTCCAGGTGGGAATGCAGCTTATTAAACCGCAGCCACCACCACAGTTGACCTGGGCCAAGGAGGATCTGCCCACACCGCCTAAGCAGCGAAACAGGAATAACAATAACAGTAGCCACCACCATCACTCACACAGCAATGGTGGAATGGCCGGGTCCTCGCGAAAGAGAAGCAAACAGCGATCGCTGTTCGGTGCAGGAGGATCTCGCCCAGCCAAGCGTCACAAGCCCGACCCAAACGATCATTTGCCACCCATTCCGACCCTGAAAATTCGGCCTAGCCTGCTGCCCACCACGGCTCCACCGTCGGATAGCAGTGAAAGCAGCTCTGATGACGAGGAGGCGGAGGTTAATGTGACCAGTGTGGTACCGACTCCTCAACCGGCGCCACCTCCAGTTTTGCCAACTCCTCTACCGGTGGCATTGCCAGttccaccaccaccgccacctgCGGCCACTGCTTTCAATCAACCCATACCACCAGCGCTGCTACCCAATCCCGGATTCGCCACACTGCAGTACTTCAAGGCGAACAACATACGGTATCCCATTCGACCGCCGGCGGGAGCGCGTCTCGCTCGTGAAGGAGAATCCGTGTACTGCTACTGTCGTTGTCCGTACGACGAGGTCTCCGAGATGATCGCATGCGACGGGGACAACTGTCTGATCGAGTGGTTCCACTTCGAGTGCGTGGGCATTATGGTGGCGCCGCAGGGCAAATGGTTCTGTGCCGAGTGCAGGCCCAAGTACTCTGAGGGTATCTATCAGGGCGCAAAGCCCCAATGA